From Hymenobacter sediminicola:
AATGCCGGGGCCATTATCGATGACGGACACATGCACAAAATCCCCATCGAGCCGGGTGCGGAGCGTGATTTCACCGCCGGGTGGCAGTGCATCAATGGCGTTGTCGAGAAGGTTGGTCCAGACCTGATTGAGGCTGCTTACCTGCCCGCGTATCAGTGGCAGGTCGGGGGCATAGTCGCGGGTAAGCCGGATGTTTTTGGTGCGGAGCTGGTAGCTGAGCATGTTCACGGTGCTGTCGAGGCCGGTGTGCACGTTCAGCGGCGCATACTCGCCGCCCCGGTCCATGTGGCTGTAAGTCTTCACGTTGCCAACCAGCGTGCTGATGCGCCCACCTGCCTCCTGTACATCATGAATAAGGCGTAGGGTGGTGAGCTGGGCTTCCAGCCACGCCAGCGCGGCTGGCCGGGCCGGAGCCGGCAGTGGCGCGGCGGCCTGCTCCAGTTGGGCTACTGAAAGGCCAGCATTGAGCAATCCGTCGGCCAGACGATAGGAATCGGTGACCTGCTGCTCGTCCAGCCAGTCAATTAGCTCGTCTTCTTGGTCGGCACGAGCCAAGCCGGAAAGAGGCGCGCCAGTGGGTGGCGGGGTGTCGGCCAGCGCCATCAGGCCGTTGAGGTGTTCGGGTTCGGGGCAGTGCTGGAGCAGGTCGCAGAGTAAGTCAGGGGCCGTATTTACGCGTTGAGCCAGGGCCTCGGCGGCGCGCACAATGGCGGCGGCAGGGTTGTTGAGCTCGTGGGCAAGTCCGGCCGAAAGCTTACCCAGCGCCCGCAGCTTGTCGTCGCGCTCCTGGCTGCGGGCTTCCAAGCGGGCCCGGTCGCTCATCAGGCCTACCAGCCGCTGCACCAGCTCCGGGCTGACTTGTTCCAGTTCCGGAAACAGGTTGCGGTGCAGCAGAAACACCACCGTGTCGCCGATGGCTATGCCTTGAGCTTTTAGCGTTTGTAGGCGAGAGTAAGGCAGCACACCACTGATATGGCCCGCTTCCACCCGGAAAGCCGGCTCACGCTGCCCATTGCGAATGGCAAAAAACTGCAGCCCTCCTGCCAGCACAACCATCATGTACTCGGCGGCTGAACCGGCCTCCACTATTACCTCATTCGGGGCAAAATCGTGCCGTTCGCCGTGGGCCAGTAGCCAGTCAATCACCTCTGCAGGTAAGTCGGCGAAGGTGGGCACAATGGCCAGGTCAGTGTACGTGAGGGTAGTAGGCATGGCGGTACAAATCAGGACACAGCTAAAGTA
This genomic window contains:
- a CDS encoding sensor histidine kinase gives rise to the protein MPTTLTYTDLAIVPTFADLPAEVIDWLLAHGERHDFAPNEVIVEAGSAAEYMMVVLAGGLQFFAIRNGQREPAFRVEAGHISGVLPYSRLQTLKAQGIAIGDTVVFLLHRNLFPELEQVSPELVQRLVGLMSDRARLEARSQERDDKLRALGKLSAGLAHELNNPAAAIVRAAEALAQRVNTAPDLLCDLLQHCPEPEHLNGLMALADTPPPTGAPLSGLARADQEDELIDWLDEQQVTDSYRLADGLLNAGLSVAQLEQAAAPLPAPARPAALAWLEAQLTTLRLIHDVQEAGGRISTLVGNVKTYSHMDRGGEYAPLNVHTGLDSTVNMLSYQLRTKNIRLTRDYAPDLPLIRGQVSSLNQVWTNLLDNAIDALPPGGEITLRTRLDGDFVHVSVIDNGPGIPADILPRVLEPFFTTKPAGEGSGLGLDIALRTLEAHNGKLEVRSDPGHTEFCAWLPAGN